Below is a genomic region from Paraburkholderia phenazinium.
GCGATCCGGCCGCCCGCCATGGCGAGCGCGTCGATCGGCGTGTTGTAGCGGAATGTCACGCCCAGTTCTTCAGCCAGCGCCGCGAGGCGCGTGGTGAACATCTGGCAATCGCCGGTTTCGTCGCCCGGCAGACGCAGGCCGCCCGTCAGCTTGTGGGCAGTTGCAGCGAGTGCTGGCTCGGCACGCGCGAGTTCGTCCGGCGACAGCAGTTCGAACGGCACATTAGCGTCTTTCAGCACGGCGATGTCTTTCGCGGCGCCGTCGAATTGCTGCTGCGTGCGGAACACCTGCAGCGTGCCGCCGGTACGGCCTTCGTACTGGATGCCGGTGTCGGCGCGCAGGGCCTGCAGGCAGTCGCGGCTGTATTCGGCAAGGCGCACCATACGGCCCTTGTTGACCGCATAGCGCGACGACGTGCAGTTCTGCAGCATCTGCCACATCCATTGCAACTGGAATTGCGTGCCGTCGAGGCGGATGGCAAGCGGCGCGTGCTTCTGGAACATCCACTTGACAGCCTTCATCGGCACGCCCGGCGCGGCCCACGGCGACGCGTAGCCCGGCGAGATCTGGCCAGCGTTGGCGAAGCTCGTTTCGAGCGCCGGACCGGCTTCGCGGTCGATCACCGTGACTTCATGACCGGCGCGTGCAAGATAATAAGCGCTCGTCACCCCGACGACGCCACTGCCCAAAACGACGACTCGCATAGCTGCTCCAGAAGGTTCTTTGGGGCTCGCGCGTCCTTGGAGAAATCAGCTCGTTTGTAGATAATTCGATTAACGAGGTGATACGCTTTCAGCCCAGTGTTATCCGCTATAGTATTGAGTGTCAGGTAGGTTTTGTTATTGTATTTTTCAGATTTTTAGTAAAAAGACCATGCGAACACACCGTCAACCGATCCGTGCGCTCGACAAGCTCGATCAC
It encodes:
- a CDS encoding D-amino acid dehydrogenase; amino-acid sequence: MRVVVLGSGVVGVTSAYYLARAGHEVTVIDREAGPALETSFANAGQISPGYASPWAAPGVPMKAVKWMFQKHAPLAIRLDGTQFQLQWMWQMLQNCTSSRYAVNKGRMVRLAEYSRDCLQALRADTGIQYEGRTGGTLQVFRTQQQFDGAAKDIAVLKDANVPFELLSPDELARAEPALAATAHKLTGGLRLPGDETGDCQMFTTRLAALAEELGVTFRYNTPIDALAMAGGRIAGVQCGSELVRADAFVVALGSYSTKFLADIVKIPVYPLKGYSITAPIVNAAAAPVSTVLDETYKIAITRFDDRIRVGGMAEIVGFDKSLRQARRETLEMCVNDLFPGGGDTAKASFWTGLRPMTPDGTPIVGRTPVSNLFLNTGHGTLGWTMSCGSGQLLADLMSGKQPAIQADDLSVHRYLGETGGATRPAYA